Proteins encoded together in one Coffea arabica cultivar ET-39 chromosome 2c, Coffea Arabica ET-39 HiFi, whole genome shotgun sequence window:
- the LOC113725101 gene encoding glycosylinositol phosphorylceramide mannosyl transferase 1-like, with protein sequence MSTLIAIRDAALTAGGEYSPAKEKAANRGIYNGRSPLLHRRVKQLLGGLKFKLLFCLSLLCLVVWFSSKIGPFMGWDPDLSSSISVPNRGSYTVLINTWKRNSLLKQSVAHYASCSGTDAIHVIWSESDPPSDQLRAHLKNIVLKKSQTVHKPNFRFDLNEEDNLNNRFKPISGLRTDAIFSVDDDVIVPCRTLDFSFTVWQSAPHTMVGFVPRMHWLDEEKNGMAHYKYGGWWSVWWMGTYSMVLTKAAFFHQKYLDLYTNKMPSSIHDYVMRERNCEDIAMSLLVANATDTPPIWVKGKIYEIGSSGISSLNGHSDRRNKCLNDFVSLYGTMPLVSTNVKAVEAGNEWFW encoded by the exons ATGTCCACGCTCATCGCGATCCGAGACGCTGCCCTGACTGCCGGCGGGGAGTATTCTCCGGCGAAGGAAAAAGCAGCTAACAGAGGCATCTACAACGGCCGCTCTCCTCTTCTCCATCGCCGCGTAAAGCAGTTGCTAGGTGGCTTAAAGTTCAAGCTTCTATTTTGCCTGTCTTTGCTATGCCTTGTCGTCTGGTTCAGCTCCAAAATCGGTCCTTTCATGGGATGGGATCCTGATTTATCTTCTTCTATATCCGTTCCTAACAG GGGCAGCTACACGGTGCTCATAAATACATGGAAGCGAAATTCCTTACTTAAGCAGTCTGTTGCTCACTACGCATCGTGCAGTGGTACCGATGCTATACATGTCATATGGAGTGAAAGTGACCCACCATCAGACCAACTGAGAGCTCATCTTAAGAACATAGTGTTGAAAAAGTCACAGACAGTTCACAAGCCCAATTTCAGGTTTGACCTGAATGAGGAAGATAATCTGAACAATCGATTCAAACCAATTTCTGGTCTCAGAACTGATGCAATTTTCTCAGTTGATGATGATGTAATTGTTCCATGTCGTACTCTGGATTTTTCATTTACTGTGTGGCAAAGTGCTCCACATACCATGGTAGGCTTCGTTCCGCGCATGCACTGGCTGGATGAGGAG AAAAACGGCATGGCACATTATAAATATGGTGGGTGGTGGTCAGTCTGGTGGATGGGCACTTACAGTATGGTCCTCACAAAAGCAGCTTTTTTTCATCAGAAGTACCTAGATTTGTACACAAACAAGATGCCTTCATCCATTCATGACTATGTGATGAGGGAGAG AAACTGCGAAGACATAGCAATGTCTCTGCTTGTAGCAAATGCTACAGACACCCCACCAATATGGGTTAAAG GGAAAATATACGAGATAGGTTCTTCAGGGATTAGCAGTCTAAATGGGCACAGTGACAGGAGGAACAAATGCCTGAATGATTTCGTCTCGCTGTATGGAACAATGCCTTTGGTGTCAACAAATGTAAAGGCTGTGGAGGCAGGAAATGAGTGGTTCTGGTAG